A window of the Pseudomonas furukawaii genome harbors these coding sequences:
- a CDS encoding glucokinase, with the protein MKLALVGDIGGTNARFALWRDSRLESVRVLATADFAGPEQAISHYLAAQGLAPGSLGAVCLAVAGPVRGEHFRFTNNHWRLSRSAFCRTLGVSELLLVNDFTAMALGMTRLRDDERLPICPGEADPEAPAVVIGPGTGLGVGTLLPLGAGRWKALPGEGGHVDLPVGSLREARLWQQLHGQLGHVSAENVLSGNGLLQLYRALCAVEDNPPRLASPAEVSAAALAGDPVAEEVLELFCTWLGRVAGNNVLTVGGRGGVYIVGGVVPRFAGFFQRSGFARAFASKGCMSDYFGGVPVWLVTAEYPGLEGAGVALQQALQA; encoded by the coding sequence GTGAAGCTGGCGCTGGTGGGGGATATCGGCGGGACCAATGCGCGATTCGCCCTCTGGCGGGATTCGCGCCTGGAGTCGGTTCGGGTGCTGGCCACCGCCGACTTCGCCGGACCGGAACAGGCCATCAGTCACTACCTGGCCGCGCAGGGCCTGGCGCCGGGCAGCCTCGGCGCTGTGTGCCTGGCGGTGGCGGGACCGGTGCGGGGCGAGCATTTCCGTTTCACCAACAACCACTGGCGGCTGTCGCGCTCGGCCTTCTGCCGGACCCTCGGGGTGAGCGAGCTGCTGCTGGTCAACGACTTCACCGCCATGGCCCTGGGCATGACCCGGCTGCGCGACGATGAACGCCTGCCGATCTGCCCGGGGGAGGCCGATCCCGAGGCGCCGGCCGTGGTGATCGGGCCAGGCACCGGCCTCGGCGTCGGCACCCTGCTGCCGCTGGGGGCGGGGCGCTGGAAGGCCTTGCCGGGTGAGGGCGGCCATGTCGACCTGCCGGTGGGCAGCCTGCGGGAAGCGCGGCTCTGGCAGCAGTTGCACGGCCAGCTCGGCCATGTCAGCGCCGAGAATGTGCTCAGTGGCAATGGCCTGTTGCAGCTCTACCGGGCGCTGTGCGCCGTGGAGGATAATCCGCCGCGCCTGGCCTCGCCCGCCGAGGTGAGCGCGGCCGCCCTGGCCGGCGACCCCGTGGCGGAGGAGGTGCTGGAGCTGTTCTGCACCTGGCTCGGCCGGGTGGCGGGCAACAATGTGCTGACGGTGGGCGGCCGGGGTGGCGTCTACATCGTCGGCGGCGTGGTGCCGCGCTTCGCCGGGTTCTTCCAGCGCAGCGGCTTCGCCCGCGCCTTCGCCAGCAAGGGGTGCATGAGCGATTACTTCGGTGGTGTGCCGGTCTGGCTGGTCACCGCCGAATACCCGGGCCTGGAAGGCGCGGGCGTGGCGCTCCAGCAGGCCTTGCAGGCCTGA
- the edd gene encoding phosphogluconate dehydratase, whose amino-acid sequence MHPRVLEVTRRVVERSRATRERYLAMIHKAASDGPQRGKLQCANFAHGVAGCGGTDKQRLRLMDSANIAIVTAYNDMLSAHQPYEDYPEKIRRALREIGSVGQVAGGVPAMCDGVTQGEPGMELGIASREVIALSTAVALSHNMFDGALFLGICDKIVPGLMMGALRFGHLPAIFVPAGPMPSGLSNKEKAEVRQRYAEGKASRDELLESEMKAYHSPGTCTFYGTANTNQMLMEIMGLHLPGASFVNPGTPLREALTQEAAHQVTRLTQQGGRFLPLAEIVDEKVLINSIVALHATGGSTNHTLHMPAIAQAAGIQLTWQDMAELSEVVPTLAHVYPNGKADINHFHAAGGVAFLVRELLDAGLLHEDVNTVMGPGLRQYTREPFLEGGRLVWREGAAASLDDSILRPVSRPFSPEGGLRVMEGNLGRGVMKVSAVAPEHQVVEAPVRVFHDQQALADAFKAGELDRDLVAVMRFQGPRSNGMPELHKMTPFLGVLQDRGFKVALVTDGRMSGASGKIPAAIHVCPEAFDGGPLARVRDGDIVRVDGVAGTLEVKVDAAEFAAREPARWDLEENVGTGRELFAFMREAFSTAEQGASAFTRNLERLT is encoded by the coding sequence ATGCATCCCCGCGTCCTTGAGGTAACCCGGCGAGTGGTGGAGCGCAGCCGCGCGACCCGCGAACGCTATCTGGCAATGATCCACAAGGCGGCCAGCGACGGGCCCCAGCGCGGCAAGCTGCAATGCGCCAACTTCGCCCACGGCGTGGCCGGTTGCGGCGGCACCGACAAGCAGCGCCTGCGCCTGATGGATTCGGCCAACATCGCCATCGTCACGGCCTACAACGATATGCTCTCCGCCCACCAGCCCTATGAGGACTACCCGGAGAAGATCCGCCGCGCGCTGCGCGAGATCGGTTCCGTGGGGCAGGTGGCCGGCGGCGTTCCGGCCATGTGCGACGGCGTCACCCAGGGCGAGCCGGGCATGGAACTGGGGATCGCCAGCCGCGAGGTGATCGCCCTGTCCACCGCCGTGGCGCTGTCCCACAACATGTTCGACGGCGCGCTCTTCCTCGGCATCTGCGACAAGATCGTCCCCGGGCTGATGATGGGCGCCCTGCGCTTCGGTCATCTGCCCGCCATCTTCGTCCCGGCCGGCCCGATGCCCTCGGGCCTGTCCAACAAGGAAAAGGCCGAGGTGCGCCAGCGCTACGCCGAGGGCAAGGCCAGCCGCGATGAGTTGCTGGAGTCGGAGATGAAGGCCTACCACAGCCCCGGCACCTGCACCTTCTACGGCACCGCCAACACCAACCAGATGCTCATGGAAATCATGGGCCTGCACCTTCCCGGCGCCTCCTTCGTCAATCCGGGCACCCCGTTGCGGGAGGCCCTGACCCAGGAGGCCGCGCACCAGGTCACCCGGCTCACGCAGCAGGGCGGACGCTTCCTGCCCCTGGCGGAGATCGTCGACGAGAAGGTGCTGATCAACTCCATCGTCGCCCTGCACGCCACCGGCGGCTCCACCAACCACACCCTGCACATGCCCGCCATCGCCCAGGCGGCGGGCATCCAGCTCACCTGGCAGGACATGGCCGAGCTCTCCGAAGTGGTGCCCACGCTGGCCCACGTCTATCCCAACGGCAAGGCCGACATCAATCACTTCCACGCCGCCGGCGGCGTCGCCTTCCTGGTGCGCGAACTGCTGGATGCCGGCCTGCTCCACGAGGACGTGAACACGGTGATGGGGCCGGGCCTGCGCCAGTACACCCGCGAGCCCTTCCTCGAAGGCGGCAGGCTGGTCTGGCGCGAGGGCGCCGCTGCCAGCCTGGACGACAGCATCCTGCGGCCGGTCAGCCGGCCGTTCTCGCCCGAAGGTGGGTTGCGGGTGATGGAGGGCAACCTGGGGCGCGGGGTGATGAAGGTTTCCGCCGTGGCGCCGGAGCACCAGGTGGTGGAGGCCCCGGTGCGGGTATTTCATGATCAGCAGGCCCTGGCCGATGCCTTCAAGGCCGGCGAACTGGACCGCGACCTGGTGGCGGTGATGCGCTTCCAGGGTCCCCGCAGCAACGGCATGCCCGAGCTGCACAAGATGACGCCCTTCCTCGGCGTGCTGCAGGACCGGGGCTTCAAGGTGGCGCTGGTGACCGACGGCCGCATGTCCGGCGCCTCGGGGAAGATCCCGGCGGCCATCCATGTCTGCCCGGAAGCCTTCGACGGTGGCCCGCTGGCGCGGGTGCGCGATGGCGACATCGTCCGCGTGGACGGCGTGGCCGGCACCCTGGAGGTGAAGGTGGACGCCGCCGAGTTCGCCGCCCGCGAGCCGGCCCGCTGGGACCTGGAAGAGAACGTCGGTACCGGCCGCGAGCTGTTCGCCTTCATGCGCGAGGCCTTCAGCACAGCGGAGCAGGGCGCCAGCGCTTTCACCCGCAACCTGGAGCGCCTGACGTGA
- a CDS encoding organic hydroperoxide resistance protein translates to MSIENVLYRAYAEATGGRDGRAISSDGVLDVSLTTPRELGGAGGEGTNPEQLFAAGYSACFLGALKFVAARDKHNLPKDTSIEGIVGIGAIPNGFGIEVELRIDLPGLDRQEARAIIDKAHIVCPYSNATRGNIDVTLTLV, encoded by the coding sequence ATGAGCATCGAAAACGTTCTCTACCGCGCCTACGCAGAAGCCACCGGCGGCCGTGACGGCCGCGCCATCTCCTCCGACGGCGTACTCGACGTCAGCCTGACCACCCCCCGTGAACTGGGCGGTGCCGGCGGCGAAGGCACCAACCCCGAGCAACTGTTCGCGGCCGGCTACTCCGCCTGCTTCCTGGGCGCCCTGAAGTTCGTCGCCGCCCGGGACAAGCACAACCTGCCGAAGGACACCTCCATCGAGGGCATCGTCGGCATCGGCGCCATCCCCAACGGCTTCGGCATCGAGGTGGAGCTGCGCATCGACCTGCCCGGCCTGGACCGCCAGGAAGCCCGCGCCATCATCGACAAGGCCCACATCGTGTGCCCCTACTCCAACGCCACTCGCGGCAACATCGACGTGACCCTGACCCTGGTCTGA
- a CDS encoding heavy metal-binding domain-containing protein, with amino-acid sequence MILSTTPTLEGRAIREYKGIVVGEAILGANVFRDLFAGIRDIIGGRSGAYEKELAKAREIAFEELSEKAQKLGANAVVGIDIDYEVVGQNGSMLMVSISGTAVVV; translated from the coding sequence ATGATCCTCTCCACCACCCCCACCCTCGAAGGCCGCGCCATCCGTGAATACAAGGGCATAGTCGTCGGCGAGGCGATCCTCGGCGCCAACGTCTTCCGCGACCTTTTCGCCGGTATCCGCGACATCATCGGCGGCCGCTCCGGCGCCTACGAGAAGGAACTGGCCAAGGCCCGCGAGATCGCCTTCGAGGAACTCTCCGAAAAGGCGCAGAAGCTCGGCGCCAATGCCGTGGTCGGCATCGACATCGACTACGAGGTGGTGGGCCAGAACGGCAGCATGCTGATGGTCAGCATCAGCGGCACCGCCGTGGTCGTCTGA
- a CDS encoding MltF family protein — MGRVNPLRLLLGLVLCLQLAVAWGEDLPSAELSAAEEAEVDAMVLPVPDAWTGDFEGMRERRLVRLLVPYSKTFFAVDRGRQLGITYEIGKAFEDWLNRSYPHPSKSLRWRVMFIPVARDELIPKLVAGVGDISAGGLAITHRREAQVDFSEPFASGIHEVLVTGPRSVPIARLEDLSGVEVMVRASSSYYEHLIQLNERFREQGLAPITLKPADENLESEDLLEMVNAGLVNATVVDRYLALTWQPMLEDLVIHEDYPVRDDTSIAWAIRKDSPQFKAVLARFAKAHKLGTAFGNTLRNKYVKNSKALYNATDEEELKRFAQLVALFEKHAGTYDFDYLMLMAQGYQESQLDQSARSHRGAVGVMQLLPSTAADPAVGIEGIDKSADRNVEAGSKYMRLLADKYLADPALTPLNRTLMTFAAYNAGPGNLRKFRRLAEKSGLDKNVWFGNVEHAAARIVGRETVDYVGNIYKYYVAYKLARDKQMAKDRKS; from the coding sequence ATGGGCCGCGTGAATCCGCTGCGTCTGCTGCTGGGCCTGGTGCTGTGCCTGCAGCTGGCCGTGGCCTGGGGGGAGGATCTGCCCAGCGCCGAACTCAGCGCCGCCGAGGAGGCGGAGGTGGACGCCATGGTGCTGCCGGTCCCCGATGCCTGGACGGGGGACTTCGAGGGCATGCGGGAGCGACGGCTGGTGCGCCTCCTGGTGCCCTACAGCAAGACCTTCTTCGCGGTGGACCGGGGGCGGCAGCTCGGCATCACCTACGAGATCGGCAAGGCCTTCGAGGACTGGTTGAACCGCTCGTATCCCCACCCGAGCAAATCCCTGCGCTGGCGGGTGATGTTCATTCCCGTGGCCCGCGATGAGCTGATTCCCAAGCTGGTGGCCGGGGTCGGGGACATTTCCGCCGGAGGCCTGGCCATCACCCACAGGCGCGAGGCCCAGGTGGACTTCTCCGAGCCCTTCGCCAGCGGCATTCACGAAGTGCTGGTGACCGGTCCCAGGAGCGTGCCGATCGCCCGGCTGGAGGACCTGTCCGGCGTGGAAGTCATGGTGCGTGCGTCCAGCAGCTACTACGAGCACCTGATCCAGCTGAACGAGCGTTTCCGCGAGCAGGGACTGGCGCCCATCACCCTCAAGCCGGCGGACGAGAACCTGGAGTCCGAGGACCTGCTGGAAATGGTCAATGCCGGGCTGGTGAACGCCACGGTGGTGGACCGCTACCTCGCCCTGACCTGGCAACCGATGCTGGAGGATCTGGTGATCCACGAGGACTACCCGGTGCGCGACGACACCTCCATCGCCTGGGCCATTCGCAAGGACAGCCCCCAGTTCAAGGCCGTGCTGGCCCGCTTCGCCAAGGCCCACAAGCTGGGCACCGCCTTCGGCAACACCCTGCGCAACAAGTACGTGAAGAACAGCAAGGCGCTCTACAACGCCACCGACGAAGAGGAGCTCAAGCGCTTCGCCCAGCTGGTGGCGCTGTTCGAGAAGCACGCCGGCACCTACGACTTCGACTACCTGATGCTGATGGCCCAGGGGTACCAGGAATCCCAGCTCGACCAGAGCGCCCGCAGCCATCGCGGGGCGGTGGGGGTGATGCAGCTGCTGCCCAGCACCGCCGCCGATCCCGCCGTGGGAATCGAGGGCATCGACAAGAGCGCCGACCGGAACGTCGAGGCGGGCAGCAAGTACATGCGCCTGCTGGCCGACAAGTACCTGGCCGACCCGGCGCTGACGCCCTTGAACCGGACGCTGATGACCTTCGCCGCCTATAACGCCGGCCCCGGCAACCTGCGCAAGTTCCGCCGGCTGGCGGAAAAGTCGGGCCTGGACAAGAACGTCTGGTTCGGCAACGTCGAGCACGCCGCCGCGCGGATAGTGGGGCGCGAGACCGTGGACTACGTGGGCAACATCTACAAGTACTACGTGGCCTACAAGCTGGCACGGGACAAGCAGATGGCGAAGGACCGGAAGAGCTGA
- the ppk2 gene encoding polyphosphate kinase 2, which translates to MAKGKKKAVAESTTERLGRKDYEKELKNLHVELVKLQQWVVDQGLKVCIVFEGRDGAGKGGTIKAITERVSPRVFRVVALPAPTEREKSQMYAQRYLAHMPAAGEVVIFDRSWYNRAGVERVMGFCTEEQVHKFLTVTPLFEKIMVESGIILIKYWLEVSAEEQTRRLRDRIDDGRKIWKLSPMDLKSYTRWDDYTRARDEMFAATDTSWAPWFMARSEDKRRVRLNLISHLLKQIPYKDLTRDQKVTLPKRGKLGKYKAASYPFRMIEERF; encoded by the coding sequence ATGGCAAAGGGCAAGAAGAAGGCGGTCGCCGAGTCGACGACGGAGCGACTGGGGCGCAAGGACTACGAGAAGGAACTCAAGAACCTGCATGTGGAGCTGGTGAAGCTCCAGCAGTGGGTGGTGGACCAGGGGTTGAAGGTCTGCATCGTGTTCGAGGGGCGCGATGGCGCCGGCAAGGGCGGCACCATCAAGGCCATCACCGAGCGGGTCAGTCCCCGGGTGTTCCGGGTGGTGGCGCTGCCGGCTCCCACCGAGCGGGAAAAGTCCCAGATGTACGCCCAGCGCTACCTGGCCCATATGCCAGCGGCCGGTGAGGTGGTGATCTTCGACCGCAGTTGGTACAACCGCGCGGGCGTGGAGCGGGTCATGGGTTTCTGCACCGAGGAGCAGGTCCACAAGTTCCTGACGGTGACGCCCCTGTTCGAGAAAATCATGGTCGAGTCGGGGATCATCCTCATCAAGTACTGGCTGGAAGTGAGCGCCGAGGAGCAGACCCGTCGACTGCGGGACCGCATCGACGATGGCCGCAAGATCTGGAAGCTGTCACCCATGGACCTCAAGTCCTACACCCGCTGGGATGACTACACCCGCGCCCGGGACGAGATGTTCGCCGCCACCGATACGTCCTGGGCGCCCTGGTTCATGGCGCGCTCCGAGGACAAGCGGCGGGTGCGCCTGAACCTCATCAGCCACCTGCTCAAGCAGATTCCCTACAAGGACCTGACCCGCGACCAGAAGGTTACGCTGCCCAAGCGCGGCAAGCTGGGCAAGTACAAGGCCGCGTCCTATCCCTTCCGGATGATCGAGGAACGCTTCTGA
- a CDS encoding purine-cytosine permease family protein: protein MSENSQQTLIENHTVDYVPAAERHGKARDLFTLWFSTNIAPLPIVTGAMVVQVFHLDLFWGLLAIVLGHMIGGVFIALASAQGPQMGIPQMVQSRGQFGRYGALLIVLFAAVIYVGFFISNIVLAGESIHGIAPAVPMPLAIIIGALSATAIGVIGYRFIHTLNRIGTWVMGGALVAGFAWILLGELPADFLTRGGYNLSGFLATVCLGIIWQLSFSPYVSDYSRYLPASIGIARPFWATYLGACLGTILSFSFGAVAVLATPEGTEAMAAVKQATGALGPLLMVLFLLNIISHNALNLYGAVLSIVTSIQTFRGGWTPSVRVRVLLSSVVLAGCCVMALGASANFISHFIGLILALLLVLVPWATINLVDFYLIKRGRYDIASIFRADGGIYGRFNAHAITAYFIGILVQLPFANTALYVGPYANWIEGVDLSWLAGLLVTAPLYYCLATRGKAPVGALGLAD from the coding sequence ATGTCCGAGAATTCCCAGCAGACGCTGATCGAGAACCATACCGTCGATTACGTGCCCGCCGCCGAACGTCATGGCAAGGCCCGCGACCTGTTCACCCTCTGGTTCAGTACCAATATCGCGCCGCTGCCCATCGTCACCGGGGCCATGGTGGTCCAGGTGTTTCACCTCGATCTGTTCTGGGGGCTGCTGGCCATCGTGCTGGGGCACATGATCGGCGGCGTCTTCATCGCCCTGGCCTCGGCCCAGGGGCCGCAGATGGGCATTCCGCAGATGGTCCAGAGCCGGGGCCAGTTCGGCCGCTATGGCGCCTTGCTGATCGTGCTCTTCGCGGCGGTGATCTACGTCGGCTTCTTCATTTCCAACATCGTGCTGGCGGGTGAGTCGATCCACGGCATCGCCCCGGCCGTTCCCATGCCGCTGGCGATCATCATCGGCGCCCTCAGCGCCACGGCCATCGGCGTGATCGGTTACCGCTTCATCCACACCCTGAACCGCATCGGCACCTGGGTGATGGGCGGGGCGCTGGTGGCGGGTTTCGCCTGGATCCTGCTGGGTGAGCTGCCGGCGGACTTCCTCACCCGTGGCGGCTACAACCTCTCGGGCTTCCTGGCCACCGTCTGCCTGGGGATCATCTGGCAACTGAGCTTCTCGCCCTACGTGTCGGATTATTCCCGCTACCTGCCGGCTTCCATCGGCATCGCCAGGCCGTTCTGGGCCACCTACCTGGGCGCCTGCCTGGGCACCATCCTGTCCTTCAGCTTCGGCGCCGTGGCGGTGCTGGCCACCCCGGAAGGCACCGAGGCGATGGCGGCGGTGAAGCAGGCCACCGGCGCCCTGGGGCCGCTGCTGATGGTGCTGTTCCTGCTCAACATCATCAGCCACAACGCCCTCAACCTGTACGGCGCCGTGCTGTCCATCGTCACCTCCATCCAGACCTTCCGGGGCGGTTGGACGCCCAGTGTGCGGGTGCGCGTGCTGCTGTCGTCCGTGGTGCTGGCGGGCTGCTGCGTGATGGCGCTGGGCGCTTCGGCCAACTTCATTTCCCACTTCATCGGCCTGATCCTGGCGCTGCTGCTGGTCCTGGTGCCCTGGGCCACCATCAACCTGGTGGATTTCTACCTGATCAAGCGCGGCCGCTACGACATCGCCTCGATCTTCCGCGCCGACGGTGGCATCTACGGTCGCTTCAACGCCCATGCGATCACCGCCTACTTCATCGGCATTCTGGTGCAGCTGCCCTTCGCCAACACCGCGCTCTATGTCGGTCCCTACGCCAACTGGATCGAGGGCGTGGACCTGTCCTGGCTGGCGGGCCTGCTGGTGACCGCGCCCCTCTACTACTGCCTGGCCACCCGTGGCAAGGCGCCGGTGGGGGCCCTGGGCCTGGCCGACTGA
- a CDS encoding flavin reductase family protein: MIDTNAYKHVMGSFPSGVTVITTLDDDGQIVGLTASAFSSLSMDPPLVLFCPNYSSDSYPVLIKSKRFAIHLLSAEQQGEAYAFAKKGKDKAQGIEWTLSELGNPILANATAIIECELWREYEGGDHAILVGAVKNLILPEQPVAPMVYCRGKMGALPAFA, encoded by the coding sequence ATGATCGACACCAATGCCTACAAACACGTCATGGGCTCCTTCCCCTCCGGCGTCACCGTGATCACCACCCTGGACGATGACGGCCAGATCGTCGGCCTGACCGCCAGCGCCTTCAGCTCCCTCTCCATGGACCCGCCCCTGGTGCTGTTCTGCCCCAACTACAGCTCCGACTCCTACCCCGTGCTCATCAAGAGCAAGCGCTTCGCCATCCACCTGCTTTCCGCCGAGCAGCAGGGCGAAGCCTATGCCTTCGCCAAAAAGGGCAAGGACAAGGCCCAGGGCATCGAATGGACCCTGAGCGAGCTGGGCAACCCCATCCTGGCCAATGCCACCGCCATCATCGAATGCGAACTGTGGCGGGAGTACGAGGGCGGCGACCACGCCATCCTGGTGGGCGCCGTGAAGAACCTGATCCTCCCCGAGCAGCCCGTGGCCCCGATGGTCTACTGCCGGGGCAAGATGGGGGCCCTGCCCGCCTTCGCCTGA
- a CDS encoding LLM class flavin-dependent oxidoreductase, whose translation MKFSLFVHMERYDEQISHRQLFEDLTELTLMAEAGGFSTVWIGEHHAMEYTISPSPMPLLSYLAARTSTIRLGAGTIIAPFWHPIRVAGECALLDVISNGRMEVGLARGAYQYEFDRMAGGMPATAGGQHLREMVPVVKALWQGDYAHDGEIWKFPTSTSSPRPIQQPHPPIWIAARDPDSHNFAVANGCNVMVTPLMKGDEEVVDLKNKFEAALANNPEVPRPQLMVLRHTHVHAENDPDGWKVGAAAISKFYRTFDAWFGNKQTPVNGILPPSPEEKFKDRPEFELDNIRKNTMIGTPEEVIARIRHYQELGVDEFSFWADNSLSHAEKKKSLELFIQHVVPAFR comes from the coding sequence ATGAAATTTTCGTTGTTCGTGCATATGGAGCGGTATGACGAGCAGATCAGCCATCGCCAGTTGTTCGAAGACCTCACCGAGCTGACCCTGATGGCCGAGGCCGGTGGCTTCAGCACCGTGTGGATCGGCGAACACCACGCGATGGAATACACCATCTCCCCCAGCCCCATGCCGCTGCTGTCCTACCTCGCGGCGCGCACCAGCACCATCCGCCTCGGCGCCGGCACCATCATCGCGCCCTTCTGGCACCCCATCCGCGTGGCCGGCGAATGCGCCCTGCTGGATGTGATCAGCAACGGCCGCATGGAAGTGGGCCTGGCCCGTGGCGCCTACCAGTACGAGTTCGACCGCATGGCGGGCGGCATGCCCGCCACCGCCGGCGGCCAGCACCTGCGGGAAATGGTCCCGGTGGTGAAGGCCCTGTGGCAGGGCGACTACGCCCACGACGGCGAAATCTGGAAGTTCCCCACCTCCACCTCCTCGCCACGCCCGATCCAGCAGCCGCATCCGCCGATCTGGATCGCCGCCCGCGACCCGGACTCCCACAACTTCGCCGTGGCCAACGGCTGCAACGTCATGGTCACCCCGCTGATGAAAGGCGACGAGGAAGTGGTGGACCTGAAGAACAAGTTCGAGGCCGCCCTGGCCAACAACCCCGAGGTGCCGCGTCCGCAACTGATGGTGCTGCGCCACACCCACGTCCACGCCGAGAACGACCCGGACGGCTGGAAAGTGGGCGCCGCCGCCATCTCGAAGTTCTACCGCACCTTCGATGCCTGGTTCGGCAACAAGCAAACCCCGGTCAACGGCATCCTCCCGCCCAGCCCGGAGGAGAAGTTCAAGGACCGTCCGGAGTTCGAGCTCGATAACATCCGCAAGAACACCATGATCGGCACCCCGGAAGAGGTGATCGCCCGCATCCGCCACTACCAGGAACTGGGCGTGGACGAGTTCAGCTTCTGGGCCGACAACAGCCTCTCCCACGCGGAGAAGAAGAAGTCCCTGGAACTGTTCATCCAGCACGTGGTGCCGGCGTTCCGCTAA
- a CDS encoding isochorismatase family cysteine hydrolase, whose product MDKHCACLVIDMQQEDGFPLHGFDRVIHNHIRLLDALRPAGIPILFTRHLNRADGRDLPWGEPCDARGQPLAYRAGTRQVEILDALAPAPGDRVIDKPRYSAFHRTDLDSLLRERGIRRLIVTGVLTDACVLATVQDAFALGYRIDLIADACTSTTEAAHQAALLLMANWVYALELFATEQYLRRLAGQPWRSVPCQEPDAFAHAPEQFVATIARLQSALGLPGREQE is encoded by the coding sequence ATGGACAAGCATTGCGCCTGCCTGGTCATCGACATGCAGCAGGAGGACGGTTTCCCCCTGCATGGCTTCGACCGGGTTATCCACAATCACATCCGCCTGCTGGACGCCCTGCGCCCGGCCGGTATCCCCATCCTCTTCACCCGCCACCTCAACCGCGCCGACGGCCGCGACCTGCCCTGGGGCGAACCCTGCGACGCCCGGGGCCAGCCGCTCGCCTACCGCGCCGGCACCCGGCAGGTGGAGATCCTCGACGCCCTGGCGCCCGCGCCGGGGGACCGGGTGATCGACAAGCCGCGCTACAGCGCCTTCCACCGCACCGACCTGGACAGCCTCCTGCGCGAGCGCGGCATCCGCCGGCTGATCGTCACCGGTGTGCTCACCGATGCCTGCGTCCTGGCCACGGTGCAGGACGCCTTCGCCCTCGGCTACCGCATCGACCTGATCGCCGACGCCTGCACCAGCACCACCGAAGCCGCGCACCAGGCCGCGCTGCTGCTCATGGCCAACTGGGTCTACGCCCTGGAGCTGTTCGCCACCGAGCAGTACCTGCGCCGCCTCGCCGGGCAGCCCTGGCGCTCCGTGCCCTGCCAGGAGCCGGACGCCTTCGCCCACGCCCCGGAGCAGTTCGTCGCCACCATCGCCCGCCTTCAATCCGCCCTGGGCCTGCCCGGGCGCGAACAGGAGTGA